Proteins encoded in a region of the Panicum hallii strain FIL2 chromosome 3, PHallii_v3.1, whole genome shotgun sequence genome:
- the LOC112888012 gene encoding uncharacterized protein LOC112888012 translates to MASPASASARPLSLPLTVPFPRYSSRVLPLPSSRLLPSRRVALAPARPGAALLSSLSDAREQDDDDEEEFYEEGDEQQEYDDDEEEQEYDEDEELVEVGYVSGAHGVRGDVLVTPRTDFPELRFATPGTRWLRARAAGKQQVREFELVRGKAHTGKKCWIVSFDGIDNLDEARQIVGSAILVKAGDRPEIEADEFYSLDLVGMRVIVKDTGKLVGTVGQVFNFGGGDLLQVMIGSAEGIVVDPDSENQDSTSSREHVWIPFAEDIVPDVDMESREMWITPPKGLLELNSRSDKRSKKERRAMEWKDRKRLQRRVIAGKKVLSEMDQGHVLEGLLSGDKVQKASLAEQIGCVDFQLFRHAVHCVSKQIESSSKNLLPNSSLSRKKVIKIPHKSFINLGEKSEHAFSRELKEGLETLLKSKAAIVLVRNDSDSDAESLSLLSSFSELMKVIENRVSPPFVIVSQPGHVESVTNCLIENNYFGLDAQKVWVLEELELPIISISSEANRKKVLMKSPWEIIKKPTGSGGIFSLLSSNKILDSLNEMGVQYIQICSSSNRPVIGHPLLFGAVASRGADVGIKLSKSSEPGDDFDLILSIDQLNKMCRDVTQLRFSACPEQNAHVELVNGQWVAVQPEAANSHRLHADVTSVLNSCAVDKVCVMEIIEK, encoded by the exons ATGGCGTCCCCTGCATCAGCCTCGGCGCGGCCCCTATCACTACCCCTAACCGTCCCTTTCCCTCGTTATTCCTCGCGCGTCCTCCCCTTGCCCTCCTCCCGCCTCctcccgagccgccgcgtcGCGCTAGCGCCGGCGCGGCCTGGCGCCGCGCTCCTCTCCAGCCTCAGCGACGCGCGGGAGcaggatgatgatgatgaggaggaaTTCTACGAGGAGGGGGATGAGCAGCAGGagtacgacgacgacgaggaggaacAGGAATACGACGAGGACGAGGAGCTGGTGGAGGTGGGCTACGTGTCCGGCGCGCACGGGGTGCGCGGCGACGTCCTTGTCACGCCACGCACCGACTTCCCCGAGCTCCGCTTCGCCACG CCGGGGACGAGATGGCTGAGGGCTCGGGCTGCTGGGAAGCAACAGGTCAGGGAATTCGAGCTTGTTCGAGGAAAGGCTCACACGGGGAAGAAGTGTTGGATCGTCAGCTTTGATGGCATTGATAATTTGGATGAG GCTAGGCAAATAGTCGGTTCAGCTATACTTGTGAAAGCTGGAGATAGGCCTGAAATTGAGGCTGATGAGTTTTATTCACTTGATCTTGTTGGAATGAGAGTTATTGTCAAG GATACAGGCAAGCTTGTAGGAACAGTTGGTCAGGTTTTCAATTTTGGAGGTGGAGATCTTCTACAGGTGATGATTGGCTCTGCTGAGGGTATTGTTGTTGATCCAGATTCAGAAAATCAAGATTCAACTTCATCACGCGAGCATGTGTGGATTCCATTTGCCGAAGATATTGTACCTGATGTTGATATGGAGAGCAGAGAAATGTGGATTACACCTCCAAAGGGGTTACTAGAGCTCAATTCACGTTCTGACAAGAGATCGAAGAAAGAAAGGCGTGCGATG GAGTGGAAGGACAGGAAGAGGCTTCAAAGGCGTGTAATTGCTGGAAAGAAGGTGCTCTCCGAAATGGATCAGGGCCATGTTCTGGAAGGTTTGCTATCAGGGGACAAGGTCCAAAAGGCATCACTTGCAGAGCAGATTGGATGCGTTGACTTTCAATTGTTCCGACATGCAGTGCATTGTGTTAGCAAACAAATTGAGAG CTCTTCAAAGAATTTGCTGCCTAATTCATCATTGTCAAGGAAAAAGGTGATCAAAATACCACACAAGAGTTTCATCAACCTTGGAGAGAAATCTGAACATGCATTCAGTAGAGAACTCAAAGAAGGTCTTGAGACTCTTCTGAAGTCAAAAGCAGCTATTGTACTTGTTAGAAATGACTCAGACTCTGATGCTGAGTCTCTGAGTTTGCTCAGTTCTTTTAGTGAGTTAATGAAG GTTATTGAAAATCGTGTGTCACCCCCTTTCGTTATTGTTTCCCAACCTGGTCATGTGGAGTCAGTTACGAACTGTCTGATAGAGAATAACTATTTTGGTTTGGATGCTCAAAAG GTATGGGTTCTGGAAGAGCTGGAGCTTCCAATTATCAGTATATCCTCTGAGGCAAACAGAAAAAAGGTTCTGATGAAGTCTCCATGGGAGATAATTAAAAAGCCAACGGGATCTGGGGGTATTTTCAGCTTACTGTCATCAAACAAAATTTTGGACTCCCTCAATGAAATGGGTGTACAGTATATACAG ATATGCAGCTCATCCAACAGGCCGGTCATTGGGCATCCTCTGCTATTTGGCGCTGTTGCTTCCCGCGGTGCTGATGTTGGCATCAAGCTCTCCAAGTCCAGTGAACCGGGAGATGATTTCGACTTGATCCTTTCCATCGACCAGTTGAACAAGATGTGCCGAGATGTCACTCAGCTCAGGTTCTCCGCCTGCCCTGAGCAAAACGCGCACGTCGAGCTTGTCAACGGCCAGTGGGTCGCCGTCCAGCCGGAGGCGGCAAATTCCCACCGTCTGCACGCCGACGTTACCAGTGTACTGAACTCTTGCGCTGTTGATAAAGTGTGCGTAATGGAGATTATAGAGAAATAA
- the LOC112886239 gene encoding uncharacterized protein LOC112886239, producing MSGARHDHAGGHHQHHLSGDFQFHDELASLFAQRPDAPTPMMQQPWFTDYLHASAPTPLDYDAFAGDDFDVPAVDEDVKRELVVDTTGAAAGSGGGTTTAPLTPNSMSMSSTSSEACGAGAGAGDESAGKCKKEEGEESKDGSAAAKGDGEGEEKNKKGAAKGKGKGEKRPRQPRFAFMTKSEVDHLEDGYRWRKYGQKAVKNSPFPRSYYRCTTQKCPVKKRVERSFQDAAVVITTYEGKHTHPIPATLRGSSHLLAAHHHADLHHPHFRMPPPPTVALGVGAGGGHAFRPGGGSAFDALGLLQPQQLQQGHHHAAQQLVVSGAGAAAVSGLQQANAAMSSHALPDHQHGLAAIVGTAGTTIATATTAAASAPLRMQHFMAQDYAGLLQDMFPSFVHNNDDGDNHHH from the exons ATGTCGGGCGCGAGGCATGACCACGCCGGCggccaccaccagcaccacctctCCGGGGACTTCCAGTTCCACGACGAGCTGGCGTCGCTATTCGCGCAGCGGCCCGACGCGCCGACGCCGATGATGCAGCAGCCGTGGTTCACGGACTACCTGCACGCGAGCGCGCCGACGCCGCTGGACTACGACGCGTTCGCGGGGGACGACTTCGACGTGCCGGCCGTGGACGAGGACGTGAAGAGGGAGCTCGTGGTGGACACCACCGGCGCTGCTGCCGGCAGCGGGGGCGGGACGACGACGGCGCCGCTCACGCCGAACAGCATGTCGATGTCGTCGACGTCGAGCGAGGcctgcggcgccggcgccggagcggGCGATGAGTCGGCCGGGAAGTGCAagaaggaggagggggaggagagcAAGGACGGATCGGCGGCGGCCAAGGGAGATGGGGAAGGAGAAGAGAAGAACAAGAAAGG GGCGGCgaagggcaagggcaagggcgAGAAGCGGCCGCGGCAGCCGCGGTTCGCGTTCATGACCAAGAGCGAGGTCGACCACCTCGAGGACGGCTACCGGTGGCGCAAATACGGCCAGAAAGCCGTCAAGAACAGCCCATTCCCGAG GAGCTACTACCGGTGCACGACGCAGAAGTGCCCGGTGAAGAAGCGGGTGGAGCGGTCGTTCCAGGACGCGGCGGTGGTGATCACCACGTACGAGGGCAAGCACACGCACCCCATCCCGGCCACGCTGCGCGGGAGCTCGCACCTCCTCGCCGCGCACCACCACGCGGACCTCCACCACCCGCACTTCcggatgccgccgccgccgacggtggcgctcggcgtcggcgcgggcggcggccacgcCTTCAGGCCCGGCGGGGGCAGCGCCTTCGAcgcgctcggcctcctccagccgcagcagctgcagcagggGCACCACCACGCCGCGCAGCAGCTGGTGGTGAgcggcgcgggcgccgccgccgtctccggaTTGCAGCAGGCGAACGCCGCCATGTCAAGCCACGCGCTGCCTGACCACCAGCATGGGCTGGCTGCCATTGTCGGTACGGCTGGTACTACCATTGCCACCGCCACGACGGCGGCAGCTAGCGCTCCGCTCAGGATGCAGCACTTCATGGCGCAGGACTACGCTGGACTCTTGCAGGACATGTTTCCATCCTTCGTCCACAACAACGACGATGGCGACAATCACCACCACTGA